A genomic region of Candidatus Hydrogenedentota bacterium contains the following coding sequences:
- the hisF gene encoding imidazole glycerol phosphate synthase subunit HisF, whose protein sequence is MPCLDMKNGRVVKGIHFVDIKDAGDPVQCARAYCEAGADELALLDITATVEGRVTMLDIVRRVAEVVTVPFSVGGGIASVVDAVAVLEAGADKISISSAAFKNRRLIPDLMRELRTDQITIAIDVDRNPAFPSGYELYVDGGRTATGTDAITWAKQIEEWGVSCVLPTSKAGDGTRAGYDLPLIRALVEAVSAEVIASGGAGTMEHFFEAAEAGAAVLLAASVFHFHTIDIPELKHYLQERGVPVLV, encoded by the coding sequence ATGCCTTGCCTTGATATGAAAAATGGACGCGTCGTGAAAGGCATCCATTTCGTCGATATTAAAGACGCAGGGGATCCGGTTCAATGTGCCCGCGCTTATTGTGAAGCGGGAGCCGATGAATTGGCATTGCTCGATATTACCGCCACCGTGGAAGGACGGGTCACCATGCTGGATATTGTGCGGCGTGTTGCAGAAGTGGTTACTGTGCCTTTCTCTGTGGGCGGCGGGATCGCCTCGGTGGTCGATGCGGTGGCCGTTTTAGAAGCGGGAGCAGACAAGATATCGATCAGCAGTGCCGCTTTTAAAAACAGAAGGCTGATCCCCGACCTGATGCGCGAACTGCGAACCGATCAGATCACCATCGCTATCGATGTTGACCGTAATCCTGCTTTCCCCTCCGGTTATGAACTTTATGTTGATGGCGGACGGACGGCAACCGGAACCGATGCCATCACATGGGCAAAACAAATTGAAGAATGGGGGGTAAGCTGTGTGCTGCCTACCAGTAAAGCGGGGGATGGTACCCGTGCCGGTTATGATTTGCCCTTGATACGCGCCTTGGTTGAAGCGGTGTCCGCCGAAGTTATCGCCTCCGGAGGCGCCGGTACTATGGAACATTTCTTCGAGGCGGCAGAAGCGGGCGCTGCGGTTTTGCTCGCCGCTTCCGTCTTTCATTTTCATACAATAGATATTCCTGAACTGAAACACTATCTCCAAGAACGGGGTGTCCCTGTTTTAGTCTGA